A window of Citrus sinensis cultivar Valencia sweet orange chromosome 7, DVS_A1.0, whole genome shotgun sequence contains these coding sequences:
- the LOC102614474 gene encoding F-box/LRR-repeat protein At4g14103-like isoform X1, whose amino-acid sequence MNILTELKIMDETVVAMDRISELPTFIIHHLMSYLSAKEVARTSVLSKKWNQLYVSFPILDFDQNYFFPGASRLDYGSFCVRKQNYSFSETVKKFMDFVDASLVRFCKLKFCIQKFRLFLTFLDVKGSAPIVDRWIRLAVENGVRELDFENITDENTVYTLPQAIFSANSVTNLRLVWCRLEQPFDSIMLCSLKKLTLERVCLDEQMVQKLATECPLLEDLCFSNCWGLKHLCVSKASKLKIMEIRSFSEEIEIVEISVPSLQQLTLLFYGARRPRVVEVARSPHLKKLDLVSVYFADNEFNHLISKFPSLEDLFVTRCCLPGKIKISSNQLKNLLFRSCKYLKVIDVDAPNLLLFTYEFNPIPIISINVPCPWKVSFVCKGVLNTHWYLKLKKFLGVSKQIESLKLSLYSSKVLYNLDELSECSPSLPLQVENLELHTNVPLSDYETLLDCVFWICHPRTLRVNVMFEEDHKFITWLSDQLWIRDVNCCNSHPIKCWRHYLNDLKTENFLLVNDQIFLDVDNLMDGWTTRTRGVSEFHLDWCVPVLDGKS is encoded by the exons atgaatattttgacaGAGTTGAAGATTATGGATGAGACAGTTGTGGCCATGGATCGAATATCGGAGCTGCCTACGTTTATCATTCATCATCTCATGTCGTACCTTTCTGCTAAAGAGGTTGCTCGAACAAGTGTTTTGTCAAAGAAATGGAATCAGTTGTATGTTTCATTTCCCATCTTGGATTTCGACCAAAATTACTTCTTTCCTGGAGCAAGCAGGTTGGATTATGGAAGCTTTTGTGTGAGGAAGCAAAATTATTCTTTCAGTGAAACTGTGAAGAAATTCATGGATTTTGTGGATGCTTCCCTGGTTAGGTTCTGCAAGCTAAAGTTTTGTATTCAGAAATTTAGGCTATTCCTTACTTTTCTGGATGTTAAAGGATCAGCTCCAATTGTTGATAGATGGATACGCTTGGCTGTGGAAAATGGGGTTAGAGAGTTAGATTTTGAGAACATAACAGACGAAAACACAGTGTACACTTTGCCTCAGGCAATCTTTTCTGCTAATTCTGTGACGAATTTAAGGCTAGTTTGGTGTAGGTTGGAGCAGCCCTTTGATTCTATAATGTTGTGTTCCCTCAAAAAGCTAACTCTAGAACGAGTCTGTTTAGATGAACAGATGGTTCAAAAGCTTGCTACTGAATGCCCCTTACTTGAAGATTTGTGTTTTTCGAATTGTTGGGGTTTGAAGCATTTGTGTGTCTCTAAGGCTTCCAAGCTCAAGATTATGGAGATCCGCTCATTTTCTgaggaaattgaaattgttgaaatttcaGTTCCAAGTCTTCAGCAGTTAACCCTTTTATTTTACGGAGCGCGAAGGCCACGTGTAGTTGAGGTGGCTAGGTCTCCCCATCTGAAAAAGTTAGATTTAGTTTCTGTATATTTTGCTGACAATGAGTTTAATCaccttatttcaaaatttccttCGCTTGAGGATCTGTTTGTGACGCGCTGTTGTTTGCCCGGAAAGATAAAGATTTCCAGTAATCAACTTAAGAACTTACTGTTTCGTAGCTGCAAATATTTGAAGGTAATTGATGTTGATGCTCCtaatttacttttgtttaCTTACGAGTTTAATCCAATTCCCATTATATCAATAAATGTTCCTTGTCCATGGAAAGTCAGCTTTGTGTGTAAAGGTGTTCTCAACACTCATTGGTACCTCAAACTAAAGAAATTTCTTGGAGTATCCAAGCAAATTGAAAGTTTAAAGCTATCTTTGTATTCGAGCAAG GTCTTATATAATTTAGACGAACTCAGTGAATGTTCCCCTTCACTTCCTTTACAAGTTGAGAATCTGGAGCTGCATACAAATGTGCCATTATCGGATTATGAAACTTTACTGGATTGTGTTTTCTGGATTTGTCATCCTAGGACTTTGCGAGTGAATGTGATGTTTGAGGAAGATCACAAATTCATTACG TGGCTTTCTGACCAACTATGGATTAGAGATGTGAACTGTTGCAATTCTCATCCTATCAAGTGTTGGCGGCATTACTTGAACGATCTAAAGACTGAGAACTTCTTACTAGTCAATGATCAAATATTTCTTGATGTAGATAATTTAATGGACGGATGGACTACACGCACGCGAGGAGTTTCAGAGTTTCATCTTGATTGGTGTGTTCCCGTACTTGATGGGAAGTCTTGA
- the LOC102614474 gene encoding F-box/LRR-repeat protein At4g14103-like isoform X2, giving the protein MDETVVAMDRISELPTFIIHHLMSYLSAKEVARTSVLSKKWNQLYVSFPILDFDQNYFFPGASRLDYGSFCVRKQNYSFSETVKKFMDFVDASLVRFCKLKFCIQKFRLFLTFLDVKGSAPIVDRWIRLAVENGVRELDFENITDENTVYTLPQAIFSANSVTNLRLVWCRLEQPFDSIMLCSLKKLTLERVCLDEQMVQKLATECPLLEDLCFSNCWGLKHLCVSKASKLKIMEIRSFSEEIEIVEISVPSLQQLTLLFYGARRPRVVEVARSPHLKKLDLVSVYFADNEFNHLISKFPSLEDLFVTRCCLPGKIKISSNQLKNLLFRSCKYLKVIDVDAPNLLLFTYEFNPIPIISINVPCPWKVSFVCKGVLNTHWYLKLKKFLGVSKQIESLKLSLYSSKVLYNLDELSECSPSLPLQVENLELHTNVPLSDYETLLDCVFWICHPRTLRVNVMFEEDHKFITWLSDQLWIRDVNCCNSHPIKCWRHYLNDLKTENFLLVNDQIFLDVDNLMDGWTTRTRGVSEFHLDWCVPVLDGKS; this is encoded by the exons ATGGATGAGACAGTTGTGGCCATGGATCGAATATCGGAGCTGCCTACGTTTATCATTCATCATCTCATGTCGTACCTTTCTGCTAAAGAGGTTGCTCGAACAAGTGTTTTGTCAAAGAAATGGAATCAGTTGTATGTTTCATTTCCCATCTTGGATTTCGACCAAAATTACTTCTTTCCTGGAGCAAGCAGGTTGGATTATGGAAGCTTTTGTGTGAGGAAGCAAAATTATTCTTTCAGTGAAACTGTGAAGAAATTCATGGATTTTGTGGATGCTTCCCTGGTTAGGTTCTGCAAGCTAAAGTTTTGTATTCAGAAATTTAGGCTATTCCTTACTTTTCTGGATGTTAAAGGATCAGCTCCAATTGTTGATAGATGGATACGCTTGGCTGTGGAAAATGGGGTTAGAGAGTTAGATTTTGAGAACATAACAGACGAAAACACAGTGTACACTTTGCCTCAGGCAATCTTTTCTGCTAATTCTGTGACGAATTTAAGGCTAGTTTGGTGTAGGTTGGAGCAGCCCTTTGATTCTATAATGTTGTGTTCCCTCAAAAAGCTAACTCTAGAACGAGTCTGTTTAGATGAACAGATGGTTCAAAAGCTTGCTACTGAATGCCCCTTACTTGAAGATTTGTGTTTTTCGAATTGTTGGGGTTTGAAGCATTTGTGTGTCTCTAAGGCTTCCAAGCTCAAGATTATGGAGATCCGCTCATTTTCTgaggaaattgaaattgttgaaatttcaGTTCCAAGTCTTCAGCAGTTAACCCTTTTATTTTACGGAGCGCGAAGGCCACGTGTAGTTGAGGTGGCTAGGTCTCCCCATCTGAAAAAGTTAGATTTAGTTTCTGTATATTTTGCTGACAATGAGTTTAATCaccttatttcaaaatttccttCGCTTGAGGATCTGTTTGTGACGCGCTGTTGTTTGCCCGGAAAGATAAAGATTTCCAGTAATCAACTTAAGAACTTACTGTTTCGTAGCTGCAAATATTTGAAGGTAATTGATGTTGATGCTCCtaatttacttttgtttaCTTACGAGTTTAATCCAATTCCCATTATATCAATAAATGTTCCTTGTCCATGGAAAGTCAGCTTTGTGTGTAAAGGTGTTCTCAACACTCATTGGTACCTCAAACTAAAGAAATTTCTTGGAGTATCCAAGCAAATTGAAAGTTTAAAGCTATCTTTGTATTCGAGCAAG GTCTTATATAATTTAGACGAACTCAGTGAATGTTCCCCTTCACTTCCTTTACAAGTTGAGAATCTGGAGCTGCATACAAATGTGCCATTATCGGATTATGAAACTTTACTGGATTGTGTTTTCTGGATTTGTCATCCTAGGACTTTGCGAGTGAATGTGATGTTTGAGGAAGATCACAAATTCATTACG TGGCTTTCTGACCAACTATGGATTAGAGATGTGAACTGTTGCAATTCTCATCCTATCAAGTGTTGGCGGCATTACTTGAACGATCTAAAGACTGAGAACTTCTTACTAGTCAATGATCAAATATTTCTTGATGTAGATAATTTAATGGACGGATGGACTACACGCACGCGAGGAGTTTCAGAGTTTCATCTTGATTGGTGTGTTCCCGTACTTGATGGGAAGTCTTGA
- the LOC102615257 gene encoding uncharacterized protein LOC102615257: MAPSKTTSPLPLATSSQPHYYTVLPPQPQDENYTILPYYYLANPRRNWCATIAISLILLAALLYVFWPSEPELKIEKLHLAHFHVRMKPAICIDISLNVTLKVHNRDVYSVNYKSLDVSVGYRGRKLGHVKSNHGRVKALASSYIDAELQLKCVKVLSDVVYLLEDLARGTVPFDTITKVTGHLGLFFLEFPLEARVSCEVLINTTSQTIARQNCYPKG; this comes from the exons ATGGCTCCTTCCAAAACCACCTCACCTCTGCCACTAGCTACATCATCACAGCCCCACTACTACACAGTGTTACCACCTCAACCCCAGGATGAAAACTATACCATTTTGCCTTACTATTACCTGGCAAATCCAAGGCGAAATTGGTGTGCAACCATCGCCATTTCACTCATTCTCCTAGCTGCCCTTCTCTACGTTTTCTGGCCATCTGAGCCTGAGCTTAAGATTGAAAAACTTCACTTAGCACACTTCCATGTGCGCATGAAGCCAGCAATATGCATTGATATATCCTTGAATGTCACATTGAAGGTTCACAATCGTGATGTTTACTCCGTGAATTATAAAAGCTTGGATGTTTCAGTAGGGTACAGAGGGAGGAAGCTGGGGCACGTGAAGTCCAATCATGGTCGTGTAAAGGCTCTTGCATCGTCGTATATTGATGCTGAACTTCAGCTTAAGTGTGTGAAGGTGCTGTCAGATGTTGTGTACCTGCTTGAGGATTTGGCCAGAGGCACTGTGCCGTTTGACACTATTACTAAAGTCACCGGTCATCTTGGGCTCTTCTTCCTTGAGTTTCCCTTGGAA GCAAGAGTATCATGTGAGGTTTTGATTAACACAACCAGTCAGACAATTGCCCGTCAAAATTGCTACCCTAAG GGATGA
- the LOC112498874 gene encoding uncharacterized protein LOC112498874: MATGSSREERRKRILDRGSDRLALISGRIQSLPSSPISSPHHHRAATTHLSTQSLVFTRDHHDHLQSLLSNQSNAGTEGPITPSGPHQLLKHSSLVVPREKTYDIGRQVEPQVPKHERKVDPQVPKYDAKSVNEVAAADESTKSRPEPEPMPAAPIVEKPSNDTELLPKPNLFSCKQINSCIIASQGIRSLCALMIALLVVLSYIDDALLGINIVSSESVEALRPLYILLLTDVTIVLAQVFLKQQKQSEEAEKENVEPQEDGNNMTQAIQLMERSLVVYQTARAVFIDFSIYTVVVVCGLSLA, encoded by the exons atgGCTACCGGCAGTAgcagagaagaaagaagaaagagaatatTAGACAGAGGATCGGATCGTCTAGCTCTCATCAGCGGCCGAATCCAGAGCCTCCCTTCGTCTCCAATATCAAGTCCTCATCATCATCGTGCTGCAACCACTCATTTATCAACACAATCTTTAGTCTTTACCCGCGATCATCATGACCATCTTCAAAGCCTCCTCTCTAATCAAAGCAACG CTGGTACTGAGGGTCCAATTACTCCCTCTGGTCCTCATCAATTGCTGAAACATAGTAGTCTAGTTGTTCCAAGGGAAAAAACTTATGACATTGGAAGACAAGTTGAACCTCAAGTGCCCaaacatgaaagaaaagtTGATCCTCAGGTGCCCAAATATGATGCCAAAAGCGTTAATGAAGTTGCTGCTGCGGATGAAAGCACCAAGTCACGGCCAGAGCCAGAGCCAATGCCGGCAGCGCCAATAGTTGAAAAGCCATCAAATGACACAGAGCTGCTACCAAAACCAAATCTATTCTCTTGCAAGCAAATTAACTCGTGCATTATCGCGTCTCAGGGTATTCGCAGTTTATGTGCTCTCATGATAGCACTTCTGGTGGTTCTGTCTTATATTGATGATGCATTACTTGGAATCAATATTGTAAGCTCAGAGAGTGTTGAGGCCCTGAGGCCTCTTTACATTCTCTTGCTAACTGATGTAACAATTGTGCTTGCGCAAGTGTTTCTTAAGCAGCAAAAACAGTCTGAAGAAgctgagaaagaaaatgtggAACCTCAGGAAGATGGGAATAACATGACACAAGCAATTCAACTAATGGAAAGAAGCTTGGTGGTGTATCAGACTGCCCGGGCAGTTTTTATAGATTTCAGCATTTATACTGTGGTTGTCGTCTGTGGCCTCTCTTTAGCCTAG